A stretch of the Vigna radiata var. radiata cultivar VC1973A chromosome 9, Vradiata_ver6, whole genome shotgun sequence genome encodes the following:
- the LOC106774320 gene encoding probable WRKY transcription factor 53: protein MEESAKCEQVSVIDELLLGKELTKKLCEQLFSSSSSSSSSSSSSCDTNEVLIEKIISTMEKALAKVNCMANVGESKAMMDSHCSFTNGSPKSEVMEPEVEHKHVSKKRKTMPRRREQVEVCLGTEGNKEDGYSWRKYGQKDILGAKFPRGYYRCTYRNIQGCLATKQVQKSDEDPMIYEITYIGRHTCTQASHLKKTAVPPSKTKVRIEENQHQTNEKNQPQQEKIEQPPETIFSFGSQGEVKVEDLDLEIFPSFCFSSPSIGSENDENNNIFPYSMIDNNLLESFSPSFMSTTTSESDMFCNWESTGLGQSVHNSTSDITDIVSTPTSVTYSSIMDLDIFLDKNDFDIDFPMNTRELCI from the exons ATGGAAGAGAGTGCGAAGTGTGAGCAAGTTAGTGTCATTGATGAGTTGCTGCTAGGGAAGGAGCTAACAAAGAAGCTTTGTGAACAACTATTCtcgtcttcctcttcctcatcatcctcctcctcctcatctTGTGACACAAATGAGGTCTTGATTGAGAAAATAATCTCCACCATGGAGAAGGCACTTGCCAAGGTGAATTGTATGGCTAATGTAGGAGAAAGTAAGGCCATGATGGATTCCCATTGCTCTTTCACAAATGGTAGTCCCAAAAGTGAGGTCATGGAGCCTGAGGTTGAGCACAAACATGTCTCTAAGAAAAG AAAGACCATGCCAAGGCGGAGAGAGCAAGTGGAGGTGTGCTTGGGAACGGAAGGAAATAAGGAAGATGGCTATAGCTGGAGAAAGTATGGGCAGAAGGACATTCTTGGAGCAAAGTTTCCAAg GGGATATTACAGATGCACATATAGAAACATACAAGGATGTCTGGCCACTAAGCAAGTGCAAAAGTCAGATGAAGATCCAATGATATACGAGATAACATACATAGGAAGACACACATGCACCCAAGCAAGTCACTTGAAAAAGACAGCGGTGCCCCCATCAAAAACCAAGGTGAGAATCGAAGAAAACCAGCACCAAACCAATGAAAAGAATCAACCACAACAAGAGAAAATAGAGCAACCCCCAGAGACTATTTTCTCCTTTGGATCACAAGGTGAAGTTAAAGTAGAGGACTTGGACTTAGAAATTTTCCCATCATTTTGCTTCTCTTCTCCATCAATAGGGTCTGAAAACGATGAAAACAACAACATCTTCCCTTACTCCATGATCGACAACAACTTATTGGAAAGCTTCTCTCCTTCATTCATGTCTACAACAACTTCAGAATCAGACATGTTCTGCAACTGGGAGAGCACTGGACTAGGCCAAAGTGTGCATAACTCCACTTCAGATATCACTGATATAGTTTCCACACCAACTTCAGTCACCTATTCATCAATAATGGACCTTGATATCTTCCTCGATAAGAACGATTTCGACATAGATTTTCCTATGAACACCAGAGAACTTTGCATTTGA